A DNA window from Anastrepha ludens isolate Willacy chromosome 6, idAnaLude1.1, whole genome shotgun sequence contains the following coding sequences:
- the LOC128868667 gene encoding uncharacterized protein LOC128868667 isoform X1 — translation MRVTKSDISLELECWVEELSPAQLAAYEKVANEHNAIKNALKSALTTNEGRELFNGQVFQAYSFKGKVLAELKEATLPPKKPAKVDPPAAPIASTRGGGRKRPSNFVYLESSDEEEDDVPLAKRIAVAAGKKGTTPAVGGATPNATKGLKGQKGAQPPPAVDKSSPSVGGKGAKAGAAGKGSSSGKGEKGAAAPSAPPANFKPSEITSVGGLVIGTDNKDGKDGKDQSKETKLQGKTFPSLVVLAKPWLKVKDMSSTRSKLDSKVKLVLMLTPNKFTEWLIQEGLLKAEQKCANHRSQELKLGVYSDATKFPYTGGYVWISECCPMRFVSVFHGSIFEGAPHPPSCILKLIYHWSCQTNIQNVVQWVKVDNVYIKGVYTWLRAICTLAVHQKCKKLGGPERFVEVGVISLGTTSQDGQQRQVKVEVLGVLDYAEKTIRLRAVEPVSDADRNYKKRFQTILEPLQRWVHKDSVICIDLTVDKMTLYSMGFKNIIQAAATDNSAKHTNAAVMDYLRRIVPRMFQNTLSLLSRQMIQQFLDELVWREQFGTYALQAFNNITAHIAEQTRMNTNETLTQRLYQVATNPFKDWSILPANYRETPANTTPKRLKKPINEADYGQPEKINLKSIKKEKPDTSKHDTSSSTSTPVTGRRGRHAAAPVENNHKPEPKKSTTKASSSTSKAPPPPTKGSAAKHHTASAKQEPSSSKKIIVEAKVKKEKDVDDDLKGLEELYYGIRNGLDINFESFPYKNASGVVVEAATVECPICDINDSFDSNEKLQTHLVSHIIVDKDHQFQCLFCLDKHPSETVLSKHNQIMHPLETKAASSASYHCLICQQRFNSLHHLTVHLQKMHNMLELPYVCQACNYRSSSHRDAVRHFYDDHKNQNFLQCPFCLDIFRFSYKGRISVSNIENYYMHLRAHIGKRDSQLRCQKCALSFTEKGALKQHSANQHISLLKSTQKIQPLLANSMLIAPPKIRSHHREPLPYTVVSKLGEFYAFIDGSICAECNSEILNEDHFSGILKCNKCNYKSCCERAVFEHAAECSGGSGAREVMELPLPNEMHCICGFSTSIGNKMAHHLATCGQKSAYVSVEAAQENTVKRNMLDMLGLVRRDGESGAEGEEQSGEPATTSNEAVTAAADATELQQSDAPQVSDSAAPIQFGEMEATPVLDSNSVQQEQSTGLDDTNVVEQQTTAAYSSHIVDSGDVQAAQYHIGFGQPEQQHALNTSDIDMPLIGELADPNPPITPQFIGEVHTPMFDAVAAAEQQHYHQMMQQQQHHHQQQQ, via the exons ATGCGCGTAACCAAAAGTGATATAAGCTTAGAGTTAGAGTGCTGGGTTGAGGAGTTATCACCAGCGCAATTAGCTGCATACGAAAAAGTTGCCAACGAGCACaatgcaattaaaaatgcattgaaatCGGCGCTAACCACCAATGAGGGTCGCGAACTCTTTAATGGGCAAGTATTTCAAGCGTATTCGTTCAAGGGTAAAGTCTTGGCAGAATTGAAAGAGGCAACATTACCACCGAAAAAACCAGCAAAGGTCGACCCGCCTGCCGCGCCAATAGCAAGCACACGCGGTGGGGGACGCAAGCGGCCTTCAAATTTCGTATACTTAGAATCCTCGGATGAAGAAGAGGACGATGTACCATTGGCGAAGCGCATTGCAGTAGCTGCTGGTAAGAAGGGAACAACGCCTGCAGTGGGTGGAGCAACACCAAATGCTACAAAGGGACTTAAAGGTCAAAAGGGCGCACAGCCCCCGCCAGCAGTAGATAAAAGTTCACCCAGTGTAGGGGGTAAAGGAGCAAAAGCGGGTGCTGCTGGCAAAGGTTCAAGTTCAGGTAAAGGAGAAAAGGGAGCAGCGGCGCCTTCTGCACCGCCTGCAAACTTCAAGCCTTCGGAAATTACTTCTGTTGGTGGATTGGTTATTGGCACGGACAACAAAGACGGAAAAGATGGTAAAGACCAAAGTAAAGAAACTAAGCTACAAGGCAAAACATTCCCATCTTTGGTGGTATTGGCCAAACCATGGCTCAAAGTGAAGGATATGTCCAGTACGCGCAGCAAATTGGATTCGAAGGTTAAATTGGTGCTGATGTTGACACCAAACAAATTTACTGAGTGGCTTATACAAGAAGGTTTGCTGAAAGCCGAACAAAAGTGTGCAAATCATCGATCACAGGAGTTGAAATTGG GTGTCTATTCCGATGCCACAAAGTTTCCTTACACTGGCGGTTATGTTTGGATTAGTGAATGTTGTCCTATGCGTTTTGTTTCCGTTTTCCACGGTTCCATTTTTGAAGGCGCCCCACATCCACCATCGTGCATACTTAAACTTATCTACCATTGGTCTTGTCAGACAAATATACAAAACGTAGTGCAGTGGGTTAAGGTGGACAATGTTTATATTAAAGGTGTGTATACCTGGCTGCGCGCAATTTGCACTTTGGCAGTACATCAGAAATGCAAGAAGTTGGGAGGACCGGAGAGATTTGTAGAG GTGGGTGTCATTTCATTGGGCACCACATCACAGGATGGCCAACAACGTCAAGTGAAGGTGGAAGTTTTGGGTGTACTTGATTATGCCGAGAAAACCATACGCCTTCGTGCCGTAGAACCGGTATCAGATGCAGATCGCAACTATAAAAAACGATTCCAGACTATACTGGAACCACTGCAGCGTTGGGTACACAAAGACAGCGTAATTTGCATCGATCTAACAGTTGACAAAATGACACTTTATTCAATGGGTTTCAAAAACATTATACAAGCTGCAGCAACTGATAACAGCGCGAAGCATACCAACGCGGCCGTGATGGATTACTTGCGGCGAATTGTGCCACGTATGTTCCAGAATACATTATCTTTGCTTTCGCGACAAATGATACAACAGTTCTTGGATGAATTGGTATGGCGTGAACAATTCGGCACCTACGCCTTGCAAGCCTTCAACAATATAACTGCACATATCGCTGAACAAACACGCATGAATACGAACGAAACCCTAACACAACGTTTATATCAG GTGGCGACGAATCCCTTCAAGGACTGGAGTATATTGCCAGCTAATTATAGAGAGACACCAGCAAATACAACACCAAAACGATTGAAAAAAC CAATCAATGAAGCCGACTATGGCCAGccagaaaaaatcaatttgaagaGTATTAAAAAAGAGAAGCCGGATACATCAAAGCATGACACCTCTTCATCTACATCGACACCAGTTACAGGTCGCCGTGGCCGTCACGCAGCTGCGCCTGTAGAAAATAACCACAAACCCGAGCCGAAGAAGTCTACAACGAAAGCTAGCAGCTCGACAAGCAAAGCACCACCGCCACCTACAAAGGGCTCGGCTGCGAAGCATCATACGGCCAGCGCCAAACAAGAACCCAGCTCCAGTAAGAAGATAATTGTTGAGGCCAAGGTGAAGAAGGAGAAGGATGTTGATGATGACCTAAAAGGTCTTGAGGAGTTGTACTATGGCATACGTAATGGTTTGGATATAAATTTTGAGAGTTTCCCTTACAAGAATGCATCCGGTGTTGTGGTGGAGGCAGCCACTGTAGAATGTCCTATTTGCGATATCAACGATTCGTTTGATTCCAATGAAAAGTTGCAAACACATTTGGTGTCACATATCATCGTGGACAAGGATCATCAATTCCAATGTCTTTTCTGTCTTGATAAGCATCCAAGTGAAACTGTGCTCTCCAAGCACAATCAAATTATGCATCCACTCGAAACAAAGGCAGCCTCGTCGGCTTCGTATCACTGCTTGATTTGTCAGCAACGCTTTAATTCGTTGCATCATTTAACGGTGCATTTGCAGAAGATGCACAATATGCTGGAGTTGCCATATGTCTGTCAGGCTTGCAACTATCGCTCGTCCTCGCATCGTGATGCTGTTCGTCATTTCTACGATgatcacaaaaatcaaaatttcttgCAGTGTCCATTCTGTTTGGAT attttccGCTTCTCTTACAAGGGTCGCATCAGCGtttcaaatattgaaaactaTTATATGCATCTGCGTGCCCATATCGGCAAAAGGGATTCTCAGCTGCGTTGTCAGAAATGTGCGCTTAGCTTCACCGAAAAAG GTGCATTGAAACAGCATTCTGCCAATCAGCATATAAGTCTCCTGAAGAGCACTCAAAAGATTCAGCCGCTGTTAGCCAATTCTATGCTGATTGCCCCACCCAAG aTACGCAGTCATCATCGCGAGCCATTGCCCTATACTGTCGTTTCGAAACTCGGCGAGTTTTATGCTTTTATTGATGGTTCCATTTGCGCCGAATGCAACTCTGAAATTCTAAACGAAGATCACTTCAG tggtattttgaaatgtaataaatgCAATTATAAGTCCTGTTGCGAACGTGCCGTCTTTGAGCATGCCGCAGAGTGTAGCGGCGGCAGTGGCGCACGCGAAGTCATGGAGCTCCCGTTGCCAAATGAAATGCATTGTATTTGTGGCTTTTCCACATCCATTGGCAATAAGATGGCGCATCATTTGGCCACGTGTGGTCAAAAATCGGCCTATGTCTCTGTAGAAGCCGCACAGGAGAATACAGTCAAACGCAATATGCTGGACATGTTGGGCTTAGTGCGACGCGACGGCGAATCTGGCGCCGAAGGTGAGGAGCAGAGTGGGGAGCCGGCAACTACTTCGAATGAAGCTGTCACAGCAGCGGCTGATGCCACTGAGCTACAACAGTCAGATGCACCGCAAGTCAGCGATTCGGCCGCACCTATACAGTTTGGCGAAATGGAGGCCACGCCAGTGTTGGACAGCAACAGTGTGCAGCAGGAGCAGTCAACGGGTCTGGACGACACTAATGTCGTCGAACAGCAAACAACAGCCGCCTATAGCAGTCACATTGTGGATAGTGGCGATGTGCAAGCGGCACAATATCACATCGGCTTCGGGCAACCAGAACAGCAGCATGCGCTCAACACATCCGATATTGATATGCCGCTAATTGGTGAGTTGGCCGATCCCAATCCACCAATCACACCACAATTTATAGGTGAGGTGCATACACCAATGTTTGATGCGGTTGCTGCTGCCGAGCAACAGCACTATCATCAAATgatgcaacagcaacagcaccatcatcaacaacagcaatga
- the LOC128868667 gene encoding uncharacterized protein LOC128868667 isoform X2, whose amino-acid sequence MRVTKSDISLELECWVEELSPAQLAAYEKVANEHNAIKNALKSALTTNEGRELFNGQVFQAYSFKGKVLAELKEATLPPKKPAKVDPPAAPIASTRGGGRKRPSNFVYLESSDEEEDDVPLAKRIAVAAGKKGTTPAVGGATPNATKGLKGQKGAQPPPAVDKSSPSVGGKGAKAGAAGKGSSSGKGEKGAAAPSAPPANFKPSEITSVGGLVIGTDNKDGKDGKDQSKETKLQGKTFPSLVVLAKPWLKVKDMSSTRSKLDSKVKLVLMLTPNKFTEWLIQEGLLKAEQKCANHRSQELKLGVYSDATKFPYTGGYVWISECCPMRFVSVFHGSIFEGAPHPPSCILKLIYHWSCQTNIQNVVQWVKVDNVYIKGVYTWLRAICTLAVHQKCKKLGGPERFVEVGVISLGTTSQDGQQRQVKVEVLGVLDYAEKTIRLRAVEPVSDADRNYKKRFQTILEPLQRWVHKDSVICIDLTVDKMTLYSMGFKNIIQAAATDNSAKHTNAAVMDYLRRIVPRMFQNTLSLLSRQMIQQFLDELVWREQFGTYALQAFNNITAHIAEQTRMNTNETLTQRLYQVATNPFKDWSILPANYRETPANTTPKRLKKPLI is encoded by the exons ATGCGCGTAACCAAAAGTGATATAAGCTTAGAGTTAGAGTGCTGGGTTGAGGAGTTATCACCAGCGCAATTAGCTGCATACGAAAAAGTTGCCAACGAGCACaatgcaattaaaaatgcattgaaatCGGCGCTAACCACCAATGAGGGTCGCGAACTCTTTAATGGGCAAGTATTTCAAGCGTATTCGTTCAAGGGTAAAGTCTTGGCAGAATTGAAAGAGGCAACATTACCACCGAAAAAACCAGCAAAGGTCGACCCGCCTGCCGCGCCAATAGCAAGCACACGCGGTGGGGGACGCAAGCGGCCTTCAAATTTCGTATACTTAGAATCCTCGGATGAAGAAGAGGACGATGTACCATTGGCGAAGCGCATTGCAGTAGCTGCTGGTAAGAAGGGAACAACGCCTGCAGTGGGTGGAGCAACACCAAATGCTACAAAGGGACTTAAAGGTCAAAAGGGCGCACAGCCCCCGCCAGCAGTAGATAAAAGTTCACCCAGTGTAGGGGGTAAAGGAGCAAAAGCGGGTGCTGCTGGCAAAGGTTCAAGTTCAGGTAAAGGAGAAAAGGGAGCAGCGGCGCCTTCTGCACCGCCTGCAAACTTCAAGCCTTCGGAAATTACTTCTGTTGGTGGATTGGTTATTGGCACGGACAACAAAGACGGAAAAGATGGTAAAGACCAAAGTAAAGAAACTAAGCTACAAGGCAAAACATTCCCATCTTTGGTGGTATTGGCCAAACCATGGCTCAAAGTGAAGGATATGTCCAGTACGCGCAGCAAATTGGATTCGAAGGTTAAATTGGTGCTGATGTTGACACCAAACAAATTTACTGAGTGGCTTATACAAGAAGGTTTGCTGAAAGCCGAACAAAAGTGTGCAAATCATCGATCACAGGAGTTGAAATTGG GTGTCTATTCCGATGCCACAAAGTTTCCTTACACTGGCGGTTATGTTTGGATTAGTGAATGTTGTCCTATGCGTTTTGTTTCCGTTTTCCACGGTTCCATTTTTGAAGGCGCCCCACATCCACCATCGTGCATACTTAAACTTATCTACCATTGGTCTTGTCAGACAAATATACAAAACGTAGTGCAGTGGGTTAAGGTGGACAATGTTTATATTAAAGGTGTGTATACCTGGCTGCGCGCAATTTGCACTTTGGCAGTACATCAGAAATGCAAGAAGTTGGGAGGACCGGAGAGATTTGTAGAG GTGGGTGTCATTTCATTGGGCACCACATCACAGGATGGCCAACAACGTCAAGTGAAGGTGGAAGTTTTGGGTGTACTTGATTATGCCGAGAAAACCATACGCCTTCGTGCCGTAGAACCGGTATCAGATGCAGATCGCAACTATAAAAAACGATTCCAGACTATACTGGAACCACTGCAGCGTTGGGTACACAAAGACAGCGTAATTTGCATCGATCTAACAGTTGACAAAATGACACTTTATTCAATGGGTTTCAAAAACATTATACAAGCTGCAGCAACTGATAACAGCGCGAAGCATACCAACGCGGCCGTGATGGATTACTTGCGGCGAATTGTGCCACGTATGTTCCAGAATACATTATCTTTGCTTTCGCGACAAATGATACAACAGTTCTTGGATGAATTGGTATGGCGTGAACAATTCGGCACCTACGCCTTGCAAGCCTTCAACAATATAACTGCACATATCGCTGAACAAACACGCATGAATACGAACGAAACCCTAACACAACGTTTATATCAG GTGGCGACGAATCCCTTCAAGGACTGGAGTATATTGCCAGCTAATTATAGAGAGACACCAGCAAATACAACACCAAAACGATTGAAAAAAC CACTCATTTAA
- the LOC128868667 gene encoding uncharacterized protein LOC128868667 isoform X3, protein MRVTKSDISLELECWVEELSPAQLAAYEKVANEHNAIKNALKSALTTNEGRELFNGQVFQAYSFKGKVLAELKEATLPPKKPAKVDPPAAPIASTRGGGRKRPSNFVYLESSDEEEDDVPLAKRIAVAAGKKGTTPAVGGATPNATKGLKGQKGAQPPPAVDKSSPSVGGKGAKAGAAGKGSSSGKGEKGAAAPSAPPANFKPSEITSVGGLVIGTDNKDGKDGKDQSKETKLQGKTFPSLVVLAKPWLKVKDMSSTRSKLDSKVKLVLMLTPNKFTEWLIQEGLLKAEQKCANHRSQELKLGVYSDATKFPYTGGYVWISECCPMRFVSVFHGSIFEGAPHPPSCILKLIYHWSCQTNIQNVVQWVKVDNVYIKGVYTWLRAICTLAVHQKCKKLGGPERFVEVGVISLGTTSQDGQQRQVKVEVLGVLDYAEKTIRLRAVEPVSDADRNYKKRFQTILEPLQRWVHKDSVICIDLTVDKMTLYSMGFKNIIQAAATDNSAKHTNAAVMDYLRRIVPRMFQNTLSLLSRQMIQQFLDELVWREQFGTYALQAFNNITAHIAEQTRMNTNETLTQRLYQVATNPFKDWSILPANYRETPANTTPKRLKKR, encoded by the exons ATGCGCGTAACCAAAAGTGATATAAGCTTAGAGTTAGAGTGCTGGGTTGAGGAGTTATCACCAGCGCAATTAGCTGCATACGAAAAAGTTGCCAACGAGCACaatgcaattaaaaatgcattgaaatCGGCGCTAACCACCAATGAGGGTCGCGAACTCTTTAATGGGCAAGTATTTCAAGCGTATTCGTTCAAGGGTAAAGTCTTGGCAGAATTGAAAGAGGCAACATTACCACCGAAAAAACCAGCAAAGGTCGACCCGCCTGCCGCGCCAATAGCAAGCACACGCGGTGGGGGACGCAAGCGGCCTTCAAATTTCGTATACTTAGAATCCTCGGATGAAGAAGAGGACGATGTACCATTGGCGAAGCGCATTGCAGTAGCTGCTGGTAAGAAGGGAACAACGCCTGCAGTGGGTGGAGCAACACCAAATGCTACAAAGGGACTTAAAGGTCAAAAGGGCGCACAGCCCCCGCCAGCAGTAGATAAAAGTTCACCCAGTGTAGGGGGTAAAGGAGCAAAAGCGGGTGCTGCTGGCAAAGGTTCAAGTTCAGGTAAAGGAGAAAAGGGAGCAGCGGCGCCTTCTGCACCGCCTGCAAACTTCAAGCCTTCGGAAATTACTTCTGTTGGTGGATTGGTTATTGGCACGGACAACAAAGACGGAAAAGATGGTAAAGACCAAAGTAAAGAAACTAAGCTACAAGGCAAAACATTCCCATCTTTGGTGGTATTGGCCAAACCATGGCTCAAAGTGAAGGATATGTCCAGTACGCGCAGCAAATTGGATTCGAAGGTTAAATTGGTGCTGATGTTGACACCAAACAAATTTACTGAGTGGCTTATACAAGAAGGTTTGCTGAAAGCCGAACAAAAGTGTGCAAATCATCGATCACAGGAGTTGAAATTGG GTGTCTATTCCGATGCCACAAAGTTTCCTTACACTGGCGGTTATGTTTGGATTAGTGAATGTTGTCCTATGCGTTTTGTTTCCGTTTTCCACGGTTCCATTTTTGAAGGCGCCCCACATCCACCATCGTGCATACTTAAACTTATCTACCATTGGTCTTGTCAGACAAATATACAAAACGTAGTGCAGTGGGTTAAGGTGGACAATGTTTATATTAAAGGTGTGTATACCTGGCTGCGCGCAATTTGCACTTTGGCAGTACATCAGAAATGCAAGAAGTTGGGAGGACCGGAGAGATTTGTAGAG GTGGGTGTCATTTCATTGGGCACCACATCACAGGATGGCCAACAACGTCAAGTGAAGGTGGAAGTTTTGGGTGTACTTGATTATGCCGAGAAAACCATACGCCTTCGTGCCGTAGAACCGGTATCAGATGCAGATCGCAACTATAAAAAACGATTCCAGACTATACTGGAACCACTGCAGCGTTGGGTACACAAAGACAGCGTAATTTGCATCGATCTAACAGTTGACAAAATGACACTTTATTCAATGGGTTTCAAAAACATTATACAAGCTGCAGCAACTGATAACAGCGCGAAGCATACCAACGCGGCCGTGATGGATTACTTGCGGCGAATTGTGCCACGTATGTTCCAGAATACATTATCTTTGCTTTCGCGACAAATGATACAACAGTTCTTGGATGAATTGGTATGGCGTGAACAATTCGGCACCTACGCCTTGCAAGCCTTCAACAATATAACTGCACATATCGCTGAACAAACACGCATGAATACGAACGAAACCCTAACACAACGTTTATATCAG GTGGCGACGAATCCCTTCAAGGACTGGAGTATATTGCCAGCTAATTATAGAGAGACACCAGCAAATACAACACCAAAACGATTGAAAAAACGttag
- the LOC128865964 gene encoding uncharacterized protein LOC128865964 codes for MARLNREEKLPFLFGFDFFIIVIKFTLPAENSFNIIMRDIESKSSRRDRDRDRVRDRDRERERDRERDRDRDRGRDRDRDRHYSRKYRSKSRSKSRSSRSKKSKKSKKSKKYIRRSRSSSSSSSSSNYSVTSRSSRNSHKSRSQARSTRAPSSEENSRTAASATLAVASLKGVDAIDAQVQKALDAIEEEAFQPKSFFSTRDREAPEKKPLADKVIIDLESETVKMPKLTDTSKENVDEKIFHPNFIGDADLKAEKWLRKLYNYRQRYYQE; via the exons ATGGCAAGGTTAAACCGGGAGGAGAAGTTGCCATTTCTTTTCGGTTTCGATTTTTTCATCATTGTTATCAAATTCACTTTACCGGCGGAAAATAGTTTCAACATTATAATGAGGGACATTGAATCAAAATCATCACGTCGAGATCGTGATCGAGACCGTGTGAGGGATAGAGATCGAGAGCGCGAGCGTGATCGTGAGCGTGACCGCGACCGCGACCGTGGAAGAGATAGAGACCGAGACCGCCACTATTCGCGTAAATACCGTTCCAAATCCAGATCTAAATCCCGTAGCAGTCgctccaaaaaaagcaaaaaatcaaagaaatccaaaaaatatataagacgTAGTCGTAGCAGTAGCAGCTCATCATCTTCCTCAAATTATTCTGTCACCAGTCGCAGTAGTCGCAACTCTCATAAGTCGCGGTCACAGGCGAGAAGTACACGCGCACCAAGTTCGGAGGAGAATTCACGCACCGCAGCCTCCGCTACACTGGCGGTTGCATCACTCAAAGGAGTAGATGCTATTGATGCACAGGTGCAAAAGGCTTTGGATGCCATTGAAGAGGAGGCCTTTCAACCAAAGTCATTTTTCAGCACACGCGATAGAGAAGCTCCGGAGAAAAAGCCGCTGGCTGACAAAGTGATAATTGACTTGGAATCGGAAACAGTTAAGATGCCCAAACTTACAGATACAagcaaagaaaatgtcgatgaaaaaatatttcacccaAAC TTCATTGGCGACGCTGATCTAAAGGCGGAAAAGTGGTTGCGCAAATTATATAATTACCGACAAAGATATTATCaagagtaa
- the LOC128865965 gene encoding 39S ribosomal protein L41, mitochondrial: MQNCQKFLRIVPLIGNSSRGIATTTPLEGKRNFRKFLAPNKRGTRSVKEAQKIQANPPVPIDKRGVRDTGVTIDGRFVEIPERIPELIVPDLTDCKLKPYVSYKAPEVVQSEFTSLDLFNAVYSKKIIEDFKENKLNEDNSPVNPSQEELLTPEEALIRARKTGSDIF; the protein is encoded by the coding sequence ATGCAGAATTGCCAAAAATTCCTTCGAATTGTGCCGCTGATTGGCAACAGCAGCCGAGGTATTGCCACTACAACTCCACTCGAAGGTAAACGTAACTTTCGCAAGTTTCTCGCACCTAATAAGAGAGGCACACGCAGCGTAAAGGAGGCGCAGAAAATACAAGCCAATCCACCCGTTCCTATTGATAAGCGCGGCGTACGGGACACCGGTGTAACCATTGATGGCAGATTTGTAGAGATACCAGAACGTATACCCGAATTAATAGTGCCGGATTTAACCGATTGCAAGCTGAAACCTTACGTCTCATATAAAGCACCGGAAGTGGTACAATCAGAGTTTACCAGCTTGGATTTGTTCAATGCGGTATATTCCAAAAAGATCATTGAAGATTTCAAGGAGAATAAACTGAATGAAGACAATAGTCCAGTTAATCCTTCCCAAGAAGAATTGTTGACCCCTGAAGAGGCACTAATTCGTGCGCGCAAAACCGGTTCAGATATTTTCTAG